Proteins encoded together in one Coffea arabica cultivar ET-39 chromosome 2c, Coffea Arabica ET-39 HiFi, whole genome shotgun sequence window:
- the LOC113725248 gene encoding uncharacterized protein, with the protein MGKLWVEVCLISARGLRRTSSVWKRQWFAVGWIDTNNKYCTRIDASGNANPVWKTKFSTGVDPSEPNFQDMALHVEVYSREPVFLRERLLGTTTVILKEFLEKYLKNSEVPKPVEEVGSFQLRKKNTNKPRGFVDISIRISEEREESSSYQGDEEGFKLMDNSMGINLDIGHGPLHSQFPAPSPLQPGSQPQTSSQYAHPLPFPRNYPNIPTGPSYAPAGGTSYQPPRAPPLPPPPPPSNVGYIHTSLPRTDDLRPSYMNMPSSGPAPGRSSSRGPGIGVGLGAGALAAGAVIFGDDFMSGFDFPRNLQDASLTISTDPPF; encoded by the exons ATGGGAAAACTATGGGTTGAGGTCTGCCTGATTTCTGCTAGGGGACTCCGGCGAACATCTTCAGTGTGGAAGCGCCAGTGGTTTGCCGTTGGGTGGATTGATACTAACAACAAATACTGCACCAGGATAGATGCTTCGGGAAATGCTAATCCAGTTTGGAAAACCAAATTCTCGACAGGGGTTGATCCTTCTGAACCTAACTTCCAAGATATGGCCCTCCACGTCGAGGTCTATAGTAGAGAACCCGTCTTTCTTAGAGAAAGGCTCTTGGGAACGACAACGGTGATTCTTAAGGAATTTCTGGAGAAGTACTTGAAGAATTCTGAGGTTCCAAAACCGGTGGAAGAAGTAGGAAGTTTTCAGCTGAGAAAGAAGAATACAAACAAACCTCGAGGATTTGTTGATATCTCAATCCGAATATCAGAAGAAAGGGAAGAGTCTAGCTCATACCAAG GTGATGAGGAAGGATTTAAGCTCATGGATAACAGCATGGGAATTAACTTGGATATTGGGCACGGACCCCTGCATTCACAATTTCCTGCACCCTCACCGCTGCAGCCAGGAAGTCAGCCGCAGACAAGCAGCCAGTATGCCCATCCACTTCCATTTCCTCGGAATTATCCCAATATACCAACGGGTCCAAGCTATGCACCAGCCGGGGGAACAAGCTATCAACCACCAAGAGCTCCACCCCTACCCCCACCCCCACCACCCTCAAATGTCGGCTATATACATACCTCTCTACCGAGGACAGATGATTTGCGGCCTAGTTACATGAACATGCCATCATCTGGACCAGCACCTGGACGCAGCAGCAGCAGGGGACCTGGTATTGGGGTGGGACTAGGTGCTGGAGCATTAGCTGCTGGAGCGGTGATCTTTGGGGATGATTTTATGTCAGGTTTTGATTTTCCACGCAATTTACAAGATGCTAGCCTCACAATATCAACTGATCCTCCTTTCTGA